Within Alcaligenes sp. SDU_A2, the genomic segment TCATCATCTGCCAACAGGCCGATCACGACAATAAAGAACACCATCGACTGCTCATGGCCAACTGCCTGGCCCAGCGCGAAGCCTTGATGCGCGGCAAGACCTACGAGCAGGCGCTGGAAGAATGCCGTCAGAGCGGTGCCGGCGAAGAGGCCGAACAACTGGCTCGCCACCGCGTGCATTCAGGCGGACGCCCCAATACCTTGATCGTGCTGCCGCGCCTGACACCGTTTGCCCTGGGCGCACTGCTGGCGCTGTACGAACACAAGATCTTCGTGCAAGGTCTGATCTGGGGCATCAACCCCTTTGACCAATGGGGCGTGGAATACGGAAAAGTACTGGCCGGCGGCATCATGGACGAGCTGGCCGGTGCAAAACCCATTCAAGACAGCCACGACGCATCGACCACCCACTGGATTCGTACGTTCAAAAACTAAAACACAAACCTCGCACACCTTGTCTGCCGGGGACTGACTCCAGAGCGCATAGCCCTAGGAACCGGCGCTAGCACCAGACCAGCAGAACCCGCGGCAAGAATTTCCCTGTTTACGGGGTTTTCCCTTAACGTCTGCCAAAACCCGTCAATAGGCTCTTATTTTTCACGGGTTTTCCCTGGCTTATAGGCAGTTTCTTGGGTCCTGTATATGGATTCAAGTATGGGCTGCCGCCTGCACTCCTTTACATTGGTGTTGTTCCATACAACAACTCATCCAATATACGGAGACATTCCATGGGTACGAGCTCTACCAGCGCACCCGTTGACGAACGGTTACCAAACGGGAAACTTGCCGTCCTCGGCCTGCAGCACGTTCTGGTGATGTACGCCGGAGCGGTAGCGGTTCCGCTGATTGTGGGCCGCGCACTGAACCTCTCGTCCGAAGAGGTATCCATCCTGATTGCCGCCGACCTGTTCGTATGCGGTCTGGTGTCCATTATCCAGTCGCTGGGTTTTACCCAGTATTTCGGTATCAAATTGCCCGTCATGATGGGCGTGACCTTCGCTGCGGTGGGGCCTATGGTGTCCATGGCGCAAGCCAACCCAGGGCACGAAGGGGCGCAGATGCTGTTTGGTACAGTGATAGGCGCAGGGATCATTACGATGATCATCGCGCCGGCAGTCAGCAAGATGCTGCGCTTTTTCCCACCCGTGGTAACCGGCACGATTATCGCCATGATCGGCATTACGCTGATGCGGGTGGGCATCAACTGGATTTTTGGCAACCCCGTAGGCCCAACGGCACCGGCCGTCGTCAATCCTGACCATCTGGCCTGGTTGCAACACGCCCAATCGGCCGCCGCCATGCCCGGCTCGGCCGTGCCGCCGCCGCCCGATGGCCTGTCCCTGCGTGCAACAGTGCCCAACCCACGCTATGCAGATCTGACCGGACTGGGCGTGGCCACTATCGTGCTGGTGTCCATCTTGCTGATCGCCAAGTTCTGCAAGGGTTTCCTAGCCAATGTCGCCGTGCTGCTGGGCATTGTCATCGGTGCCGTGGTCGCCTCCTTCATGGGCATCATGACCTTCGAAAAAGTGGCCAAGGCCGACTGGGTGGATCTGGTGTTGCCCTTTCACTTCGGCATGCCCAAGTTCGAGATTCTGCACATTGCCACCATGACGCTGGTCATGATTGTGGTGCTGATCGAATCGACCGGCATGTTCCTGGCGCTGAGCGACATGACAGGCAAAAAAGTGGACCAAAAGGACCTGGCGCGCGGTCTGCGCACCGATGGCCTGGGTACGCTGTTGGGCGGCATCTTCAACACCTTCCCCTACTCCAGTTTTTCGCAAAACGTAGGTCTGGTCGCCGTCACCGGCGTGCGCAGCCGCTTTGTGTGCGTAGCCGGGGGCATCATCCTGGTGGTGCTGGGCCTGTTGCCCAAAATGGCCGCCCTGGTCGAGTCCCTGCCCACGGTGGTGCTCGGCGGCGCAGGCATCGTCATGTTCGGCATGGTGACCGCTACCGGCATCCGCATCCTGTCGGGCGTGGACTACAAGACTAACCGCAACAACTCCATGATCGTGGCGATTTCGATTGGCGTAGGCATGATTCCGCTGGTGGCCCCCAATTACATGCAGTGGATGCCGCACGCCATCCACCCGCTGATCGAGTCGGGCATCTTGCTGACCTCGATGGCCGCCGTTCTGCTGAACCTGTTCTTTAACGGTGCCAAAGAAGACCCGCATGCCGCTATCGAAGCAGCCAAGCACGCAGAAGCCTAAGCATGCCGACGGCCGCCATCCGCACACCGTGTCCTGAAAGCGGCCAGACACAAAGAAAGTGATCCACTGTTTTTTCAAGCCGACCTATCGCATCAGCGGAAGGTCGGTTTTTTTTGTCTGGACGATTCGGCATTAGCCAGCAAGCACGTACCGTCTTGTGCCCAAAACCCTGCCTCCTAGGGTAATTCCCCCCACACCTTCTCTTGTTTTAGGCTTAAACATCTCTTAGTCTGTGTTTATATGCAAGTGCATAGAAATAGACATTCAAAGACTGGAGACAAACATGAAGGTAGCGGTATTAGGTGGCGGACACGGTTGTTACGCGGCGGCAGCCGACCTGAGTGAACAAGGCCACCACGTGCGCCTGTGGCGCCGCGACACGGCCCAGCTCCAGCCCTTGCTGGACAAGCCTGTCATTACCCTGAAGGACGAACGCGGCGAACGCGAAATCGCCATCGCCCAGGTCTGCGCCGATATCGGCCAGGCCATTGCCGGTGCCGATCTGGTGCTGATTCCTTCACCCGCCATCGCTCAGCGCGACATTGCCCGCCTGATGGCCCCGCACCTGAGCGACGGTCAGGTCGTGTTCCTGCCGCCTGGCACCTTCGGCTCCTTCCTGATGAGCGAGATCGTGCGCGAACACGGCAATACGGCAGACGTCAGCTGGGCCGAAACCGGCACACTGCCCTGGCTGGCACGCAAACACGGCGACACCGTCATCAACATCACCACCCGCGCTACGCGCCTGCCTACCGGCGTCTATCCGGCCCGCAACACCGACCATGCGCTGACTGTCATTGCCCAGGCCTTCCCATCGGTAGAACGCTGCGAGGACGCCCTGTCCGGTGCACTGATGAATGCCGGCCCCATTATCCACCCACCGCTGATCCTGATGAACGCCGGCCCTCTGGAACACTTCCCGGCATGGGACATCCACAACGAAGGCACGCAGCCATCGGTGCGCGCGGTCACGACGGCGTTGGACAACGAGCGCATGCGCGTACGCGAAGCCCTGGGCTATGGCGCGCCGCACTTCCCGCTGTCCGACCACTACGAGAATGACCAGTGGATGTACGGCGACCGCTCCTCGCACGCCAAACTGGTCAAGAGCGGCGACTGGCGCGAAAAAATCGATTTGCAGGAACACCGCTATATGCGTGAGGACACCATGCTGGGACTGGCTTTCCTGGCATCGGTCGCCGAATGGGCCCAGGTGGATGCCCCTGTCACTTGCGGACTGCTGGCCGTGGCCGGTGCCGTGGTCGGACAGGACTTGCGTCAGGGTGAACGCACTCTGGGAGCCTTGGGCCTGAATGGCCTGTCCCGCACACAGATGCAGGAACTGCTGACCGAAGGGCGCGCCTGATGAATGCCCCCGCCCCCATCACGACAATTGTGGCGGTGGGCGCGGGTCGCATGGGCCGGGGCATTGCCCTGGCCTACGCACTGCGCGGCCATGCCGTCACCTTACTGGACTTCAAACAGCGCAATCCAGCTGACAGCGCCCGGCTGGAAGCCGACATACAACAGGAACTGCGCGCCACGTTGGAACAACTGGCCCAGCTGGGACTGTTTCCCGACCACGAGACACCGGACCATCTGGCTCGCGTCTCGGTAGCTCGCCTGGAGCAGGCCCCCCATGTATTAGCCAGCGCCGATCTGGTCTACGAAGGCGTACCCGAGACCTTGGATGCCAAGCGCGATGCGCTGGGTCGTATTAGCCGGCACGTGCGCCCCCAGACCCTGATCGCCTCCACCACCTCGACAATGCTGGCCTCGGACCTGGCTCCTATGGTCAGCCACCCCGAGCGTTTTTTGAATGCGCACTGGCTCAATCCAGCCTTTCTGATTCCGCTGGTGGAAATCAGCGCCCACCCCGGTACCAGCCAGGAGACGCTGGAGCGGCTGCGCGCCAATCTGGAGTCCATAGGCAAAGTACCGGTGGTCTGCGGCTGCCACCCCGGCTTCATTGTGCCCCGCCTGCAGACTCTGATCATGAACGAAGCCGCGCGCATGGTGGACGAAGGCGTGGCCAGCGCTGCCGATATCGACAAGGCTACGCGTTATGGACTGGGTTTCCGCTTTGCCAGCATAGGCGTGCTGGAGTTTATCGACTACGGCGGCAACGACATTCTGTACCACGCGGGCAATTACCTGGCCCGCAACCTGGACCCACACCGCTACGCCGTGCCCGAGATCATCGCCCGCCACATGGAAAGTGGGCGCAACGGCCTGCGCAGCGGGCAGGGTTTTCACGATTACCCGGCTGAGCAGCAACAGGCGTACCGCCGCGATGTGCTGGCACGCGTTCTGGGCATGCTGCGCCATGTCGGGCTGGCACCGTCCGGTGCCGACCATACCGCCAAGGAGACACAGGAATGAAAAAACACGCTGCACTGCTGTTTACCCTTATTGCCTGCCAGAATCTGGCGCAGGCCCAGGATATACCCACCTTGCGCGTGGGCTGGACCATCCCCGGCGAAGAAGCCAAATACCTGATGGCCAAGCGTCCCGAGCTGTTTCCCAATCTGGGCAAAACCTACCAGATCCAGTGGACCCAGTTCCAGGGCACCTCGCCCATGGTGCAGGCCATGCGGGCCAATGTGCTGGACTGTGCCACGATGGCCCCCATGTCGCTGGCTAACGGCGCGATCGAAAGCGGTCTGAAGGCGTATATCGTGGCCCAGCATGTCCATTCCGACGAAGGCCACTTCTCGGTCTACTGGGCCGTGAAAGACGACAGCCCCATCAACAGCGCCGCCGACCTGAAGGGCAAGGTCATCGGTACCAATGCCTACGGCGCGGGGGTGTACTTCGACATGCTGCTGTGGCTGCGCCAACACGGGATAGACCCGGACAAAGACGTCAAAATCGTGGAAACAGGCTTCCCTCCGGCTGCCGACGCGATTCGCAGCGGACGTATCGCCGCCGGTCCGATGGCGCAACCCTTTGCGCTGCTGAACGAAGAAAAAGGCGGGCTGCGCAAGCTGTTTTCGCTGTCCGAAGTCGCCAGCCCTTCCGTACAGATTTTCGAGGGATGCAGCCAGCAATACAGCGACGCCCACCCGCAGGTCGTGCGTGCCTATGTCCAGGACATGAAACACGCCATGGACCTGATGAACAAAGACCCATCGCTGGCTGTGGAGGTGACCTCGCAAGTGACGCGCGCCCCTAAGGAGCTGCTGTCCAAGTACCTGTTTACCGACAAGGACTTTGCCCGCGTACCCGATATGCAGCCAAATCTGGAGTCCATCCAGAAAACCTACGATCGCTATCACCAGGCCGGCTTCCTGAAGCAAGCGCTGAATGTGCAGGACTTCTACCGGGCCGATCTGCGCGAGGACACGCCATGATTGAACTGGACGGTGTGGGCAAGACCTTCAGCACGCGCCGTGGCAGTTCGCACACGGCGCTACGCGACATTACCCTGGACATTCCGGCTGGACGCTTTGTGTCCATTCTGGGGCCCAGCGGCTGCGGCAAAAGCACCCTGCTGTACATGCTGGGCGGCTTTGAGTCCTGCAGCAGCGGCCAGATCCGCGTCAAGGGCAAGCCGGTCAATGGCCCCGGCCCGGATCGCGGGCCGGTCTTTCAGGAATACGCCCTGTTCCCCTGGAAAACCGTACTGGGCAACGTCGCCTACGGCATGCAAGAACAGGGCGTGCCGCGCCGTCAGGCCGAAGAGCGCGCCCGCCAATGGCTGGACAAGGTCAAGCTGGGGCCCTATGCCTCTTTTTACCCGCGCGAACTGTCCGGCGGCATGCGCCAGCGCGCCGCCATTGCCCGCACCCTGGCCTATGAACCAGGCATCCTGCTGATGGACGAGCCTTTCGGAGCCCTGGATGCGCACACCCGCGTCAATCTGCAGACAGAACTGCTGACCCTGTGGGAACAGTTGCGCAATACCGTAGTGTTCGTCACGCACGGGGTGGACGAGGCCGTGTTCCTGTCCGACACGGTCGTGGTCATGACCGGTTCGCCCGGCCGGATCAAGGAAGTGGTAGACATAGACTTGCCACGGCCACGGATACGTTCAGAATTGCTGCGCAACCCGATCTACCAGGACACCATCATCCGCTTGGAGCAATCGCTGATGGCAGAGGCCCATCCATGAACGCGCAGCGCTGGTACGAAAACCGCTGGATCACCCTGCTCCTGGCCGCCGCCCTGGTGCTGCTGGCCTGGGCCGGACTGGCCCGCTGGGTCGGGCTGGACTCCTTTCCCGGCCCCGGCCCGGCCCTGCGCGAATTACCGGCCCTGATCACCGATCCCACCGCCTGGTCAGCCATCCTGCAATCGGTAGGCCGTATGTTCGCCGGCTACGGCCTGGCGCTGATCGTGGCCATACCGCTGGGTCTGGCGATGGGCCGCAGCCGTCTGATCTATACGCTGTTCTACCCATTGGTGGCGCTGGCCTACCCCATGCCCAAGGCGGCGCTGATGCCCATCCTGATGCTATGGTTCGGCCTGGGCGATTTCTCCAAGATCCTGGTGATTGCCATGGGCGTGTCCCTGCCGCTGCTCTATCACAGCTACCACGGGGCTTGCCGCATCGAGCCCAAGCTGGTCTGGGTAGCCCAGTCCATGGGCATGGGGCCGCTGGCCCGCCTGGGCAAAGTCGTGCTGCCGGCGGCGCTGCCGGAGGTCATGATCGGCTGCCGGGTCGGCGTGGTCATGGCGCTGATCGTGATGGTGTCCTCGGAGATGATTGCCCGCCAGGAAGGCATAGGCAATTTGCTCTTTACCTCTATGGATATGGCGCAGTACCCCACCGTCTACGCCGTCATCGTGCTGCTGGCCGCGCTGGGCATTGTCTGCGATGCGCTGTTCGAGCAGGTACGCAAGCGTTGCACGCGCTGGTACGACTCGGCACAGGCCCTGATCGACAAGGGATAAACACATGACTAGCAAAACCTTACCTTGCACCCGTCTGGAACCACGCCCCGCAGCCGCTTCCATGCCCACGCGGCGCTGGAATCTGTCTGGCCTGTCGCTGTGCATCAGCCCGGCGCTACTGCTGATCGTCTGGGAGCTGGCGACGCGCCTGGGCTGGGTCAGCCCGCAATTACTCCCCGCGCCCTCGGCCATCGTGCTGCGCCTGCTGGAGCTGGCCACCGAAGCGGACTTCTGGCGCAATCTGGGCCTCACCGTCTATCGCCTGCTTTGCGGCCTGTTGATCGCGTCAGTGCTGGGCGTGGTGCTGGCCCTGGCCGCGCAGCTATCGCGCTGGAGCGCGCTGCTGCTCGATGCGCTGATCCGACTGCTGGCCCCCATTCCCAAGATCGCGCTGTATCCGGCACTGATCCTGATTTTGGGTTTCGAGAGCGCATCCAAGATTTCCCTGGTGGTGTCGGATGCAATCTTCCCTGTGCTGATGGCCAGTTGGGTAGCCGCTCAGACCGTGGACCGCAAGCTGATCTGGTCTGCACGCGCCGCTGGCACCTCGCGCGCCGCCTGTCTGTGGAAAGTCGTGCTACCCGCCATCTGCCCGACGGTATTGGCCGGCGTGCGCGTGGCCGGGGTCATTGCCTGCGTAGTGGTATTTCTGGCCGAAATGATCGCCTCCACCGACGGCCTGGGCCATATGCTGACGGCCGCCGCTCGCAGCTACCGCATCACCGACATGTTTGTGCCACTGGTCTGGATCTGCCTGCTGGGCTTTGCATTGAATCTGACGATTGCCGCCTTGCAGCGCAAGGTGGATCATACAGGCTGACACAGCCACTCGCCCGGCTGCGACCACAGACGTAGCCGGGACTTTGCAGGCCCGCTCCGCCAGCACCGGGGAGCAGGCCTGCTTTTTTACCATTGCGTGGAATTTGAACTCATGACGACCCCTTCCCTGGCTGGCGCTCCCACCGACGCCTATACCGGGCACGATACGTTTATCCCTTATCTGCTGAACCGCACGACCTCGGCGCTGAATGCCGACTTCCAGATTCTGCTGCGCAGCCACGACCTGACCTTGCTGCACTGGCGCGTGCTGGCTTTTCTGAACGAGACCGACGGCCTGGGCGTCAGCACCCTGGCCCAGTACACCGACGTAGACCAGACCACGCTGTCGCGCGCCCTGGTGGTCATGGAAAATGCCGGCTACATTTCCCGCCGACCCTGTAAACAGGATCAGCGCATGGTACTGGTCCACATCCAACAGCAAGGGCGGGAACATTTCCTGCACGTGCTGCCGGCCGCGCTGGACATACACCGACGCGCCATCCAGGGCTTTTCGCCCCAGGAACTAACACAGTTACGCCAGTTCCTGAGCCGCATCCGCGCCAACATCAACGGGGAAACGACCTGATCGGGGCCTCAAACCATCATCCCTTCATCGGGCCGATGGCCGAGCCAGTCGTTATAAAGCCGTTCAGGACGGGGACTGACCCGTCCTGAACGGCTCGCAACAGCCACCTGCTCGACCGATTGACATGTGCCAGCAAGGAATGGCTTGCCGCACTGGATACCTTGGCGATTGCGGGACAGCACCATTTAAACCAAGTGAAGCGATGCTGTTTTCTTGAGATGGGCCTGGGCGGGCCGGCGGGCGAGTCAGGGACTTCGCCTTGTCAGGACGTTGAAGCGGGGTGCAAGGGGCGTGCTGTTCGAGGAGCACGCTTGCGGTTCGTCCGGGGGACGAGCCGCGCTCCGAGTTCACGCACCGCCCGCGCCAGCGTCCCGACAAGGGCACCCGTGCGCAGCACGGGCGAAGTACCCAGCCAAGCCGGCCCGCCCAGGCCCATCTCAAGAAAACTGGACGTTCTCCATGCCTGCCCCAAAAAACCCTTTCAAGACACAAAACTCTTAAGCATCACGCTTTTATCTGAAGGCACATCCGCCCCGACAAAATCCGCTACTCAACTCCGATGCCATACCTAGGCTTTATTTACATGGCAAAAGCTCCTAAAATGATAATGATTAACATTTAGTCGAGCATCCGCACACTCTGAAGCGGTAATCAGAAACGCGGTCGCCTGTCTTGCGGAATAAAAATTCGTGACCTCCTCCTCGCTTAGTGCTGGCCGTCGCCAGCTCTTGTTGGCTGCAGCAGCCAGCCCCCTGCTGTTTGGCGTGCCGCGCCTGCTGCGCGCCCAGGATGCCCCCCTGAAGATAGCTTTGCTGACCTCCCTGTCTGGCCCGTTTGCCGCGCTGGGCGAGAGCATGCGCGCCGGCCTGGAGCTGATGCTGCAACAGTGCAACTACGAAATGGGCGGGCGCAAAGTGCAGTTACTGGTCGAGGACGACCACGGCAAGCCCGACGAAGCCATACGCAAAGTGCGCAAACTGATCGCACGGGACCAGATCGACATTCTGGGCGGTGTCATCAGCGCCAATATCGCCTTGGCAATCCGGGACATCGTGCACGATGCGCAACTGCCGACCTTTATTTCCAACGCCGCCGCCAACGCACTGGCGCGTGAAGCAGCCAGCCCCTATGTGTTCCGGCCCACCAAGACCAGTTGGATGCTGGGCCACACCGGCGGGCTCTGGACTTACGAACACATCGAAAAATCCGGCGGCCTCACCCTGGCTTCGGACTACACCGCGGGCCGCGAATACATCGAAGACTTCGCCCACACCTACCAGGAACAGGGTGGCGCACTGGGCGAACGCATCTGGACGCCGCTGGGCACGCCGGATTTTGCGCCCATCATCATGAATCTGGCGGCCCGCAACCCCAAATTCGTCTACACCTTTCTGGCCGGTTCGGACGCCGTGCGTTTTCACCAGCAAATGCAGGATTATCAACTGCACGGCAAAATCCAGATCATCGGCCCCGGCGCGCTTTACGACCAGGAAGATGTCGTCACTGCCGTAGGCCAAGCCGCCCTGGGCGGGGTCAGCACATTTCACCAATCGCCCGGCGCAGCGGGTGCGCAGGACTTTGTGGCTGCCTACCAGGCCGCCCGTGGTCGCCTGCCCGGCGAGGCCAGCACCTCGGGCTATGTCACCGGCCAGGTCATCAAGGCCGGCCTGGATGCCGTCAAGGGGGAGCTATCCAACAAGCTTGCCTTTAAACAGGCTCTGCTGGACCAACCCATAGACACCGCCTTC encodes:
- a CDS encoding nucleobase:cation symporter-2 family protein gives rise to the protein MGTSSTSAPVDERLPNGKLAVLGLQHVLVMYAGAVAVPLIVGRALNLSSEEVSILIAADLFVCGLVSIIQSLGFTQYFGIKLPVMMGVTFAAVGPMVSMAQANPGHEGAQMLFGTVIGAGIITMIIAPAVSKMLRFFPPVVTGTIIAMIGITLMRVGINWIFGNPVGPTAPAVVNPDHLAWLQHAQSAAAMPGSAVPPPPDGLSLRATVPNPRYADLTGLGVATIVLVSILLIAKFCKGFLANVAVLLGIVIGAVVASFMGIMTFEKVAKADWVDLVLPFHFGMPKFEILHIATMTLVMIVVLIESTGMFLALSDMTGKKVDQKDLARGLRTDGLGTLLGGIFNTFPYSSFSQNVGLVAVTGVRSRFVCVAGGIILVVLGLLPKMAALVESLPTVVLGGAGIVMFGMVTATGIRILSGVDYKTNRNNSMIVAISIGVGMIPLVAPNYMQWMPHAIHPLIESGILLTSMAAVLLNLFFNGAKEDPHAAIEAAKHAEA
- a CDS encoding NAD/NADP-dependent octopine/nopaline dehydrogenase family protein, with the protein product MKVAVLGGGHGCYAAAADLSEQGHHVRLWRRDTAQLQPLLDKPVITLKDERGEREIAIAQVCADIGQAIAGADLVLIPSPAIAQRDIARLMAPHLSDGQVVFLPPGTFGSFLMSEIVREHGNTADVSWAETGTLPWLARKHGDTVINITTRATRLPTGVYPARNTDHALTVIAQAFPSVERCEDALSGALMNAGPIIHPPLILMNAGPLEHFPAWDIHNEGTQPSVRAVTTALDNERMRVREALGYGAPHFPLSDHYENDQWMYGDRSSHAKLVKSGDWREKIDLQEHRYMREDTMLGLAFLASVAEWAQVDAPVTCGLLAVAGAVVGQDLRQGERTLGALGLNGLSRTQMQELLTEGRA
- a CDS encoding 3-hydroxybutyryl-CoA dehydrogenase; amino-acid sequence: MNAPAPITTIVAVGAGRMGRGIALAYALRGHAVTLLDFKQRNPADSARLEADIQQELRATLEQLAQLGLFPDHETPDHLARVSVARLEQAPHVLASADLVYEGVPETLDAKRDALGRISRHVRPQTLIASTTSTMLASDLAPMVSHPERFLNAHWLNPAFLIPLVEISAHPGTSQETLERLRANLESIGKVPVVCGCHPGFIVPRLQTLIMNEAARMVDEGVASAADIDKATRYGLGFRFASIGVLEFIDYGGNDILYHAGNYLARNLDPHRYAVPEIIARHMESGRNGLRSGQGFHDYPAEQQQAYRRDVLARVLGMLRHVGLAPSGADHTAKETQE
- a CDS encoding ABC transporter substrate-binding protein — protein: MKKHAALLFTLIACQNLAQAQDIPTLRVGWTIPGEEAKYLMAKRPELFPNLGKTYQIQWTQFQGTSPMVQAMRANVLDCATMAPMSLANGAIESGLKAYIVAQHVHSDEGHFSVYWAVKDDSPINSAADLKGKVIGTNAYGAGVYFDMLLWLRQHGIDPDKDVKIVETGFPPAADAIRSGRIAAGPMAQPFALLNEEKGGLRKLFSLSEVASPSVQIFEGCSQQYSDAHPQVVRAYVQDMKHAMDLMNKDPSLAVEVTSQVTRAPKELLSKYLFTDKDFARVPDMQPNLESIQKTYDRYHQAGFLKQALNVQDFYRADLREDTP
- a CDS encoding ABC transporter ATP-binding protein — its product is MIELDGVGKTFSTRRGSSHTALRDITLDIPAGRFVSILGPSGCGKSTLLYMLGGFESCSSGQIRVKGKPVNGPGPDRGPVFQEYALFPWKTVLGNVAYGMQEQGVPRRQAEERARQWLDKVKLGPYASFYPRELSGGMRQRAAIARTLAYEPGILLMDEPFGALDAHTRVNLQTELLTLWEQLRNTVVFVTHGVDEAVFLSDTVVVMTGSPGRIKEVVDIDLPRPRIRSELLRNPIYQDTIIRLEQSLMAEAHP
- a CDS encoding ABC transporter permease, giving the protein MNAQRWYENRWITLLLAAALVLLAWAGLARWVGLDSFPGPGPALRELPALITDPTAWSAILQSVGRMFAGYGLALIVAIPLGLAMGRSRLIYTLFYPLVALAYPMPKAALMPILMLWFGLGDFSKILVIAMGVSLPLLYHSYHGACRIEPKLVWVAQSMGMGPLARLGKVVLPAALPEVMIGCRVGVVMALIVMVSSEMIARQEGIGNLLFTSMDMAQYPTVYAVIVLLAALGIVCDALFEQVRKRCTRWYDSAQALIDKG
- a CDS encoding ABC transporter permease produces the protein MTSKTLPCTRLEPRPAAASMPTRRWNLSGLSLCISPALLLIVWELATRLGWVSPQLLPAPSAIVLRLLELATEADFWRNLGLTVYRLLCGLLIASVLGVVLALAAQLSRWSALLLDALIRLLAPIPKIALYPALILILGFESASKISLVVSDAIFPVLMASWVAAQTVDRKLIWSARAAGTSRAACLWKVVLPAICPTVLAGVRVAGVIACVVVFLAEMIASTDGLGHMLTAAARSYRITDMFVPLVWICLLGFALNLTIAALQRKVDHTG
- a CDS encoding MarR family winged helix-turn-helix transcriptional regulator, which encodes MTTPSLAGAPTDAYTGHDTFIPYLLNRTTSALNADFQILLRSHDLTLLHWRVLAFLNETDGLGVSTLAQYTDVDQTTLSRALVVMENAGYISRRPCKQDQRMVLVHIQQQGREHFLHVLPAALDIHRRAIQGFSPQELTQLRQFLSRIRANINGETT
- a CDS encoding ABC transporter substrate-binding protein, whose translation is MTSSSLSAGRRQLLLAAAASPLLFGVPRLLRAQDAPLKIALLTSLSGPFAALGESMRAGLELMLQQCNYEMGGRKVQLLVEDDHGKPDEAIRKVRKLIARDQIDILGGVISANIALAIRDIVHDAQLPTFISNAAANALAREAASPYVFRPTKTSWMLGHTGGLWTYEHIEKSGGLTLASDYTAGREYIEDFAHTYQEQGGALGERIWTPLGTPDFAPIIMNLAARNPKFVYTFLAGSDAVRFHQQMQDYQLHGKIQIIGPGALYDQEDVVTAVGQAALGGVSTFHQSPGAAGAQDFVAAYQAARGRLPGEASTSGYVTGQVIKAGLDAVKGELSNKLAFKQALLDQPIDTAFGPLQFDPRNNQSILDIYVNEVRQDAQGRPFNTVVHTYSRIQDPGPRS